In Anoplopoma fimbria isolate UVic2021 breed Golden Eagle Sablefish unplaced genomic scaffold, Afim_UVic_2022 Un_contig_8487_pilon_pilon, whole genome shotgun sequence, the DNA window CAACAAATTGTTTCACATCCAgtagagaccagtccaccgtggacagacccagatccagcttcaCCGCAGTCTTCCACCTGCAGTCGGCGCTCCGGAGGGAGTGTTCAGAGTGTACACCGAGTAGGTTCAAAGGCTGTTCTGATCGCGTGGCTCGGGTGAATTCCATACACACCGATTGTTCACGGCCTGCGAACCGAATTCCGGGCCACTCTGTCCGCTTATTTTTCTGGAACAAGTTGAGATTTGGATCACGTAGAAGTATGATGTAAAATGCGCAAGAAGTTGAAAAGCCGCTTTAATATTTCCCTCGGGACCCAGTTTGTTCAAGGCGCGTGTTGGTAAAAACGTTCCAGAGTGTTAGCACGTGAGCAGTTGTTAAACTGAGGCAGTGTATATTAAGAGTAATGGCTAGTCATGGTTGAGAACCATTGGACATATGAGATAAATGAGATAGactcagaagaagaaggagcggCGATTCACCAGACCCGTGAATTGATAGGATTTGATATAGAGAATTGGCAAAGCGAACAATCACAAGCATCAGACACAAGTCCTGCACCCAACACTGACCActgacaaacactcacacatcccagtttaaaaaaaaagcgtcAGCAGCAACTGCAGAAGTAGTAGGAGGGGTAGTTTACCTATTAGGATTGACAGCGTTACAATTGTATTGTGCAGCAAAGCTtgctcagtaaaaaaaaataaaaaaataaataaaaagagaacagCAGGCAGAAGGCTGGCTACACTAGACAGAGGAAAAAAGGTGGGGGCTAGCTAGAGGTAGGCGAAGCAGTGAGGAAGAAGGTTGAACAGAGAGATATAAGGAAGTGACAGACAAGGATAGAATGGCTGAGGCAGGAGAGCCACCTAGTGGAAGTTATGTGGAACAGTTGACAAAAGATCTAGAGGAAAGAGTTGGAAGATTGTGGGGAAAAGGGACAGTGGAAGACAGATAAGAAGATATGGGAGGATGTGAAAGGAAGATGGACGGATAGAGGATGGCTTAACAGGTCACCGGAGGTCCcgacaatgaaaaaaaaatgcagaaaatgaggAAAGAGTTGGAAACCCGACGGGAAGAAGCggagaaagcagaaaaagatgatAAAGGATGCCACCTTTTTACGAGCAAATGAAAAAGGCCCGTAGAATGaagcaagaggaagaaagggtgGGAGATCTGGCAGCGACAATGTGCATGGCGTCACGTGTGGACCTCCAAATGCCTGAGAAAAGGGGTTGGAATGCACTAATGGCTCCCATGCGAAAGAGCGGAGAAgacaaaggagaagaaaaagaaaaaccaacaaccCTCTACCCGCCCCTCCCCAAGGAAGCAGTGCAGTCGCCTCCCCCATATTCCCCATCAACGGCCAGCGCCCCCAGCGGTGACGGAGCAGCACTGCAAGCACCACTGTTGGCAGTACAGAGTGGCTGCTTAACAGGCACAGGACGACTACAGCTGGACCTGGAGCCTGGCAGCGCTATAATAGTGGACGAATTACCAAACAGCTCCTTGGGCCTAGGTGTACTCACAGAGCAGGTAGCGGCGTTGACGGAAAAAGTACACctaatggaaagagagagaagcagagggacAGGACCGGCAGGTGGTACACCCCAGCCTCCAACTCGAGGCTCCTCAAGAGAATCGAGCAGTGGAGGGGACGGGCAGCCTTCTCGCCAGCAATCGGGAGCTGAAAGAGGGGGGGTGGAAAAGGGGGTGTCTTGGTCAATACCTTGGTCAGCACCACCCCACTACCACCCACAGCCACTCCCTCCCTTCAGCCCACACCAACAGATGAAACAAGACACTCCAAAAGAAGAATGGGAGCGGAACCACTTCTATGACCCGCACAGTGACTCAGAGTCCAACGAAGGACGTACTACACCTACGTACGCTCTCACGCTACATGAGAGGAAGCAACGAAAAATAGATCAACAGTACACCACCCTCCTGGATGAAACCGGTCCCTGATCCTCATGTCTCGCTCAACAATCTCAGTCCTTCCCTCACCTACTTTACGGTGATTGACCTGGCTAATGCGTTCTTTAGCATCCCCTTGGCTAAAGAATCACAGCCTCTATTTGCTTTTTCGTTTAATGGACAACAATACACCTACGCCTCCCTGCCACAGGGGTATCGTTGCTCCCCAGGCCTTTTCAACCGAACTCTCAAACAACATCTCTCCCTGCTGCAACTCCCCCCGGGCGTTGTGCTCATTCAGTATGTTGACGACCTACTCCTTGCGGCACAAACTGCTGGTTTGTGTCTCGACGTCAcatcatccctcctctccttgcTGGCAGACAAAGGATACAAAgttaaaagagagaaagtaCAGGTAGCACGCAGGGAGGTTTTGTTCCTTGGACGTTCAGTGTCGTCAGCAGGATTGGGCGTCTCACATGCACACCGGGAAAACATTCTCCACCACCCCCGCCCGGTAACAGTGGCCTCAATGTTGTCATTCTTGGGTTTGACTGGATACAGCAGATCCCACATCCAGGACTACAGTCATCGCACTCAGCCACTCCGTGAGATGATACGTCAAGCAGGTGCACGAAATCTCAATGGTGAGCTCGACTGGAATAATGCAGCTGATGTCGCATTTTCCAGCCTTAAACAGGCACTCTCTCAATCAGCTGCACTCATGACCCCCGACTACACATCACCATTCCATCTGGATGTTTCTGAAAAACACTCATTTTTGAATGcagttttatttcagaaaaaggGGGGTGACAGGAATGTGTTGATGTATCATTCTTCAAAACTCGATGCTGTTGAAACAGGACAATCCACGTGTGCAAGATACGTGGCAGCAGTCGCAAAATCAATCGAAAAAACGGCACACATAGTGATGTGCCACCCActggaaatacacacacatcatggaGTAGCAGCATTCCTCATAAGCAAAGAATTCACCTTCAGCGCAGCCAGAAAATCGAAGCTCCAAAACACGTGCACACAGCCTCATATCACATTCATCCCAGCCACCAGGAAGATGTCAGACAACTTCCAAGAAGGCACTCCACATGTCTGTGAAGAACTGGCCGTACAAGACAATAAATTAAGAACGGACCTGCAGAATGAACCATTGACGGATACAGAAGCATGGCTGTATACGGATGGCTGTTGCTACAGGAGTGAAACAGGCAATGTGGCAGCCTTTGCAGTAGTGCGCCAACTGGCAACTGGAGAACATGTCACAGTAGACTCAGGAATCATCCCGCAGCCAGCCTCTGCACAACTAGCAGAAGTGGTTGCATTGACATCTGCCCTAACATGGGCCAAAGGCAAACGAGTGAACATCTTCACAGACTCAGCATACGCTCATGGTGCGGTGCACACAGACGGCCCCTCGTGGCGGCGACGAAGGGACTTCACCACATCGAACGATCAGCCAATCAAGCACCAGCAAGCTATGAAAACACTGATAGACGCAGTACAGCTGCCAGCACAGCTAGCCATCATGAAATGCAAAGgacatgacaaaataaagacCAGAATAAGTGCCGGGAATGATGCGGCAGACGAAGCAGCCAAGAAGGCAGGAGGCTATCAGCCTGCCCAAATGGTACTAAGGCTCAAGCAGACTCAAATACAACTCACCGAAAAACATATACAGGAAATACAAGAAAGGGCAGGTGCTTATGAGTGGTCGGAATGGACCAGAAAAGGAGCATCAAAAGATGAGAAAGGACTCTGGAGGGcacatgacggacgtctagtgGCCCCAGCAGAGCTCTGTCAAGTGCTGCTCCCAGAAGCACATGGACCCACCCACgagggaaaaaagagaacattGGAAAGACTGAGTCACTTATGGTGGCATCCACACATGGAAAGCATCACACACTTGTATTATGACGAATGCCTGACGTGTGGACAGCACAACCCCCGAAGACCATTCAAGACCCCCATGGGATCATATCCGGTACCATCAGCCTGTTTTCAAGACATCAGCATAGATTATACAGACATGGGAGCAGATAATGTAGTACAAGGAAAGAGATACATGTTGGTAATGGTAGACAGATTTTCAAAGTGGGTAGAAGCAATCCCCACCAAAAAGAAGATGCACAGTCAGTTGTGAAATGGTTGCAGACAGAGTTGATCCCGCGCTACGGGTTACCACGATGCATTAGATCCGACAAcggaacacattttaataacaaactGCTAGAAAAAGTAGAGCTAAGCCTGGGAATCAGCCA includes these proteins:
- the LOC129116393 gene encoding uncharacterized protein LOC129116393, which produces MKQEEERVGDLAATMCMASRVDLQMPEKRGWNALMAPMRKSGEDKGEEKEKPTTLYPPLPKEAVQSPPPYSPSTASAPSGDGAALQAPLLAVQSGCLTGTGRLQLDLEPGSAIIVDELPNSSLGLGVLTEQVAALTEKVHLMERERSRGTGPAGGTPQPPTRGSSRESSSGGDGQPSRQQSGAERGGVEKGVSWSIPWSAPPHYHPQPLPPFSPHQQMKQDTPKEEWERNHFYDPHSDSESNEGRTTPTTPPSWMKPVPDPHVSLNNLSPSLTYFTVIDLANAFFSIPLAKESQPLFAFSFNGQQYTYASLPQGYRCSPGLFNRTLKQHLSLLQLPPGVVLIQYVDDLLLAAQTAGLCLDVTSSLLSLLADKGYKVKREKVQVARREVLFLGRSVSSAGLGVSHAHRENILHHPRPVTVASMLSFLGLTGYSRSHIQDYSHRTQPLREMIRQAGARNLNGELDWNNAADVAFSSLKQALSQSAALMTPDYTSPFHLDVSEKHSFLNAVLFQKKGGDRNVLMYHSSKLDAVETGQSTCARYVAAVAKSIEKTAHIVMCHPLEIHTHHGVAAFLISKEFTFSAARKSKLQNTCTQPHITFIPATRKMSDNFQEGTPHVCEELAVQDNKLRTDLQNEPLTDTEAWLYTDGCCYRSETGNVAAFAVVRQLATGEHVTVDSGIIPQPASAQLAEVVALTSALTWAKGKRVNIFTDSAYAHGAVHTDGPSWRRRRDFTTSNDQPIKHQQAMKTLIDAVQLPAQLAIMKCKGHDKIKTRISAGNDAADEAAKKAGGYQPAQMSYARSTQDGGHMPPLDVSQIEMSDYLHALTSLTTALSNQVVRAQAIVPVEGEPSKVKVGDWVRVKVHKRKWTDPRWTGPYEVKEVTSHSVQVKGKSGAPWHHLTHCAPAPTPDRTLTEVRTNLRNAATAEEVPGGP